In the genome of Populus nigra chromosome 9, ddPopNigr1.1, whole genome shotgun sequence, one region contains:
- the LOC133702929 gene encoding uncharacterized protein At4g18257-like codes for MGEAEEEGKKRRVMVESLGWLTESSILPKKHRAIEGVGASSIVELKAQLYKSQEEAKKSKDISPSDLEYHRAKKIIPSLDTFSKKNSGVESRAHKDKLELKAVNDGSASYAALERKAELYDKLLRGELSDEEENEKYCVDFFRKGVEQDESTRPRGNNTSAAAPVDDEGKVDGDSDDSVLFNAKFAGPGRAAGPVDKAQHHRLVREVHEEANQARKKVVELKLHRQEQAAAKHEKLKQAYLRKKLEELKAASNANQT; via the exons atgggagaagcagaagaagagggaaagaagagaagagtgaTGGTGGAATCATTAGGATGGCTAACAGAATCATCAATTTTACCAAAGAAACATCGAGCCATAGAAGGAGTTGGTGCTTCTTCCATCGTTGAACTTAAAGCCCAACTCTATAAATCCCAAGAAGAAGCCAAGAAATCTAAAGACATCTCCCCTTCTGATCTTGAATACCATCGCGCCAAGAAGATTATCCCTTCTCTCGACACCTTCTCCAAGAAAAACTCCGGCGTCGAATCCCGTGCCCACAA gGACAAGCTTGAGCTTAAAGCAGTTAATGATGGGTCAGCTAGCTATGCTGCATTGGAGAGGAAGGCGGAGTTGTATGACAAGTTATTGAGAGGAGAGTTGTCTGATGAGGAAGAGAATGAGAAGTactgtgttgatttttttaggaaGGGTGTGGAACAAGATGAGTCGACGCGGCCTCGAGGGAATAATACTTCTGCTGCTGCACCCGTTGATGATGAAGGAAAAGTTGATGGTGACAGTGATGATTCTGTGTTATTCAATGCCAAATTTGCTGGGCCGGGGCGGGCGGCTGGACCTGTGGACAAAGCGCAACATCATCGTTTAGTGAG AGAAGTTCATGAAGAAGCCAATCAAGCCAGAAAAAAGGTAGTGGAGCTCAAGTTGCATAGACAAGAGCAGGCAGCAGCTAAACATGAGAAACTCAAACAAGCATATCTTCGGAAAAAATTGGAGGAACTAAAAGCTGCATCTAATGCAAATCAGACGTGA
- the LOC133703254 gene encoding cytochrome b561 domain-containing protein At4g18260, translating to MRNSHSVASLSVISYYAVLLPFAACLSHEDVKGHKGAQHNFNHKLSPKMVSDINLHGVLLWASMGFLMPLGVITVRMSHREEGRRRKALVYLHFVLQILSVLLATAGAIMSIKSFENSFYNNHQRIGLGLYGAIWVQAVVGFLRPRRGNKRRSTWYIVHWILGTVISLVGIINIYTGISAYHKKMSRSTRLLAILFTAQVSFMAFFYLFQDKWDYMQKQGVILGNIEVPITPTVCNQQNDHNQKVLVPEPCGKRNSLKNLFD from the exons ATGCGAAATTCTCACTCGGTTGCATCTCTGTCTGTCATATCATACTATGCTGTACTTTTACCCTTTGCTGCTTGCTTATCCCATGAAGATGTCAAGGGTCACAAGGGCGCACAGCACAACTTCAATCACAAG TTGAGCCCTAAGATGGTCTCGGATATCAATCTTCACGGGGTTCTCTTATGGGCCTCCATGGGGTTCTTAATGCCTCTCGGGGTGATCACTGTCAGAATGTCCCATAGAGAGGAAGGTCGAAGAAGGAAAGCTCTAGTCtatcttcattttgttttgcag ATTCTATCAGTTCTTCTTGCCACAGCTGGAGCTATCATGTCCATAAAATCCTTTGAGAACTCGTTTTACAACAATCACCAGAGAATAGGTCTTGGACTTTATGGAGCTATATGGGTGCAAGCTGTTGTGGGATTTTTGAGGCCTCGGAG AGGGAATAAAAGAAGAAGCACATGGTACATTGTGCATTGGATACTTGGAACAGTGATCTCTCTAGTTGGAATCATCAACATTTATACAGGCATAAGTGCTTACCATAAGAAAATGTCTAGAAGCACAAGGCTCTTAGCTATACTTTTCACAGCCCAGGTCTCTTTCATGGCATTCTTTTATCTGTTTCAAGACAAATGGGATTACATGCAAAAGCAAGGAGTGATTTTGGGTAACATTGAAGTGCCAATCACTCCCACAGTATGCAATCAACAAAATGATCACAATCAAAAGGTGTTGGTGCCTGAACCATGTGGCAAACGCAATTCACTTAAGAACTTATTTGACTAA